The following coding sequences lie in one Caloenas nicobarica isolate bCalNic1 chromosome 17, bCalNic1.hap1, whole genome shotgun sequence genomic window:
- the TLCD1 gene encoding TLC domain-containing protein 1, translated as MGPGWRAASAALVAGSVAIFGALRRAALALPQPAAVRSRPGRAWRWWNLLVSFVHSVLAGLWALFSLWHSPELLSDIQDGYSVSGHLLVCFSSGYFIHDSLDIIFNHQSRSSWEYLVHHAMAISAFVSLIITGRFLVAAVLLLLVEVSNIFLTFRMLLKMSNVPSPALYKANKYVNLVMYFIFRLAPQVYLTSYFLRYVEIQGQGAFLTANLLLLDAMILMYFSRLLRSDFCPSLHKGSAGRDVDGEKFLID; from the exons ATGGgcccgggctggcgggcggcgtCGGCGGCGCTGGTGGCCGGCAGCGTGGCGATCTTCGGAGCGCTGCGGCGGGCGGCTCTGGCCCTGCCCCAGCCCGCCGCCGTGCGgagccggcccggccgcgccTGGCGCTGGTGGAACCTCCTGGTCTCTTTCGTGCACTCCGTGTTGGCCGGGCTGTGGGCCCTCTTCAG CCTCTGGCACTCTCCGGAGCTGCTCTCCGACATCCAGGACGGCTACAGCGTCTCAGGACACCTGCTGGTCTGCTTCTCCTCAG GCTACTTCATCCACGACAGCCTTGACATCATCTTCAACCACCAGTCTCGCTCATCTTGGGAGTACCTGGTGCACCACGCCATG GCCATCTCTGCCTTCGTCTCGCTCATCATCACGGGCCGTTTCCTGGTGGcagcggtgctgctgctgttggtggAGGTGAGCAACATCTTTCTCACCTTCCGCATGCTGCTGAAGATGAGCAACGTGCCTTCCCCGGCGCTCTACAAGGCCAACAAGTACGTCAACCTGGTGATGTACTTCATCTTCCGCCTGGCGCCCCAGGTTTACCTCACCTCGTACTTCCTCCGCTACGTGGAGATCCAGGGCCAGGGTGCCTTCCTCACTGCCAACCTCCTGCTGCTCGATGCCATGATCCTCATGTACTTCTCTCGCCTCCTCCGCTCCGATTTTTGCCCCTCCCTACACaagggctctgcagggagagaCGTGGATGGTGAGAAGTTTCTGATAGACTGA
- the RPL23A gene encoding large ribosomal subunit protein uL23: MAPKAKKEAVPPKTEAKAKALKAKKAVLKGVHSHKKKKIRTSPTFRRPKTLRLRRQPKYPRKSAPRRNKLDHYAIIKFPLTTESAMKKIEDNNTLVFIVDVKANKHQIKQAVKKLYDIDVAKVNTLIRPDGEKKAYVRLAPDYDALDVANKIGII, encoded by the exons ATGGCGCCCAAGGCCAAGAAGGAGG CTGTGCCTCCGAAGACGGAGGCAAAGGCGAAGGCGCTGAAGGCCAAGAAGGCCGTCCTGAAGGGGGTCCACAGtcacaagaagaagaagatccGCACCTCGCCCACTTTCCGCAGGCCCAAGACCTTGCGACTGCGGCGGCAGCCCAAGTACCCCCGGAAAAGCGCCCCACGGAGAAACAA GCTGGACCATTACGCCATTATCAAGTTCCCTTTGACCACAGAGTCTGCAATGAAGAAGATAGAGGACAACAACACTCTGGTTTTCATTGTTGATGTCAAGGCAAACAAGCACCAGATCAAACAGGCTGTTAAGAAGCTGTATGATATCGATGTCGCCAAGGTCAACACGTTGATTAG GCCTGATGGGGAGAAGAAGGCTTACGTCCGACTGGCTCCAGATTACGATGCGCTAGATGTAGCCAACAAG ATCGGAATCATCTAA
- the LOC135995653 gene encoding adenine phosphoribosyltransferase-like: MDLCHVPATREKGWYLALMAPNVKGPNYAWLDPSRLYCHTQGLQDCVADLLQPFQGDPIDMVAGIDAMGFILGAAAAATLRKGFLAIRKAGHLCVQTLEQPYSDYSGREKVMEVRTDAISPGLRVLLVDQWVETGGTMRAAIQLVERLGGVVAGIAAICIEDSEGGRWIRERYKCAHCVPPHLQPRFNRHQLDWE; encoded by the exons ATGGACCTGTGCCACGTCCCCGCCACCCGAGAGAAGGGCTGGTACCTGGCGCTGATGGCTCCCAATGTCAAGGGTCCAAACTACGCCTGGCTGGACCCCTCCCGGCTCTACTGCCACACGCAA GGCTTGCAGGACTGTGTGGCCGacctgctgcagcccttccagGGAGACCCCATCGACATGGTGGCCGGCATCGATGCCATGGGCTTCATCCTGG gcgctgccgctgccgccACACTGCGGAAAGGCTTCCTGGCCATCCGCAAAGCTGGGCACCTCTGTGTGCAGACGCTGGAGCAGCCCTACAGCGACTACTCGGGCCGGGAGAAGGTGATGGAGGTCCGCACTGATGCCATCTCACCAG GTCTACGCGTCCTCCTCGTGGACCAGTGGGTGGAAACCGGGGGCACCATGCGAGCGGCCATCCAGCTGGTGGAGCGGCTGGGAGGGGTTGTGGCAG GCATCGCCGCCATCTGCATCGAGGACAGCGAGGGCGGGCGGTGGATCCGGGAGCGCTACAAGTGTGCCCACTGCGTCCCCCCCCACCTGCAGCCCCGCTTCAACCGCCACCAGCTGGACTGGGAATGA
- the TRAF4 gene encoding TNF receptor-associated factor 4, which translates to MPGYDYKLLERPRRRVLCPLCRKPMREPVRVSTCGHRFCDTCLQEFLSEGVFKCPEDQLPLDYAKIYPDPELEAQVLSLAIRCIHSEEGCCWTGLIKYLQAHLGTCGFNVIPCPNRCSAKLSRRDLPEHVQHGCPKRRVKCEFCASDFTGEAFESHQGTCPQESVYCENKCGARMMRRLLSQHALAECPKRTQPCTYCAKEFVFDTIQNHQYQCPRYPVPCPNQCGTPSIAREDVPTHLKESCSTAMLLCPFKDAGCKHRCPKLAMGRHLEESTKVHLGMVCALVSRQRQEILELRRDVEELSVSSDGTLIWKISDYTRKLQEAKARSNYEFFSPPFYTHKYGYKLQVSAFLNGNGSGESSHLSVYIRVLPGEYDNLLEWPFSYRVTFSLLDQSDPSLSKPQHITETFHPDPNWKNFQKPGASRSSLDESTLGFGYPKFISHEDIKKRNYVRDNAIFIKASVEIPQKILA; encoded by the exons atGCCGGGCTACGACTACAAGCTGCTGgagcggccgcggcggcgggtGCTGTGCCCGCTCTGCAGGAAGCCCATGCGGGAGCCCGTCCGCGTCTCCACCTGCGGCCACCGCTTCTGCGACACCTGCCTGCAGGAGTTCCTCAG CGAAGGCGTCTTCAAGTGCCCGGAGGACCAGCTACCCCTGGACTATGCCAAG ATCTACCCCGACCCGGAGCTGGAGGCGCAGGTGCTGAGCCTGGCCATCCGTTGCATCCACAGCGAGGAGGGCTGCTGCTGGACCGGGCTCATCAAGTACCTCCAG gCCCATCTTGGCACCTGCGGCTTCAACGTCATCCCCTGCCCCAACCGCTGCAGCGCCAAGCTGAGCCGCCGTGACCTGCCCGAGCACGTCCAGCACGGCTGCCCCAAGCGCCGGGTCAAGTGCGAGTTCTGTGCCAGCGACTTCACCGGGGAGGCCTTCGAG AGCCACCAGGGCACGTGTCCCCAGGAGAGCGTGTACTGCGAGAACAAGTGCGGAGCCCGCATGATGCGGCGCCTGCTGTCCCAGCATGCGCTGGCCGAGTGCCCCAAGcgcacccagccctgcacctACTGCGCCAAGGAGTTCGTCTTCGACACCATCCAG AACCACCAGTACCAGTGTCCCCGGTACCCCGTGCCCTGCCCCAACCAGTGTGGGACGCCCAGCATCGCCCGAGAGGACGTGCCCACGCACCTCAAGGAGAGCTGCAGCACTGCCATGCTGCTCTGCCCCTTCAAGGATGCCGGCTGCAAGCACCGG TGCCCCAAGCTGGCCATGGGCCGACACCTGGAGGAGAGCACCAAGGTGCACCTGGGCATGGTGTGCGCCCTGGTGAGCCGGCAGCGGCAGGAGATCCTGGAGCTGCGGCGGGACGTGGAGGAGCTGTCGGTGAGCAGCGACGGGACCCTCATCTGGAAGATCTCCGACTACACCCGCAAGCTGCAGGAGGCCAAAGCCCGCAGCAACTACGAGTTCTTCAGCCCCCCTTTCTACACCCACAAGTACGGCTACAAGCTCCAGGTCTCGGCGTTCCTCAACGGCAACGGGAGCGGGGAGAGCAGCCACCTCTCCGTCTACATCCGCGTGCTGCCAGGCGAGTACGACAACCTGCTGGAGTGGCCCTTCTCCTACCGCGTCACCTTCTCCTTGCTGGACCAGAGCGACCCTTCGCTCTCCAAGCCCCAGCACATCACCGAGACCTTCCACCCCGATCCCAACTGGAAAAACTTCCAGAAGCCGGGGGCTTCGCGCAGCTCCCTGGACGAGAGCACCCTGGGCTTCGGCTACCCCAAGTTCATCTCCCACGAGGACATCAAGAAGCGGAACTACGTGCGGGACAACGCCATCTTCATCAAAGCCTCGGTGGAGATCCCTCAGAAGATCCTGGCCTGA
- the RAB34 gene encoding ras-related protein Rab-34, with protein MGTAGVPGHHRSLCPQASRWPLACPLSPRPPRHPRGTMNMLAPVRRDRVIADLPPCFRKEAALHARPAFHPGVASACQEQRTGTVGFKISKIIVVGDLSVGKTCLINRFCKDTFDKNYKATIGVDFEMERFEVLGVPFSLQLWDTAGQERFKCIASTYYRGAQAIVIVFDVNDVASLEHTRQWLADALKENDPSNVILFLVGSKKDLSTPAQYSLMEKDALKVAQEMQAEYWAVSSLTGENVRDFFFRVAALTFESSVLAELERSSARKIGDTVRISSNENDLYLSAPRKKPKCCQ; from the exons atggggacagctggggtaCCAGGACATCACcgctccctctgtccccaggcctCGCGGTGGCCCTTGGcctgtcccctctccccccgGCCACCCAGGCATCCGCGCGGGACGATGAACATGCTGGCTCCAGTCCGCAGGGACAGGGTCATCGCCGACCTGCCCCCG TGTTTTCGGAAGGAGGCCGCCCTGCACGCCCGCCCCGCCTTCCACCCCGGGGTGGCCAGCGCCTGCCAGGAGCAGCGGACGGGCACCGTGGG CTTCAAGATCTCCAAGATCATTGTGGTGGGGGACCTCTCGGTGGGGAAGACCTGCCTGATCAACCG cTTTTGCAAGGACACCTTCGACAAGAACTACAAGGCGACCATTGGGGTGGATTTTGAGATGGAGCGGTTCGAGGTGCTGGGAGTGCCCTTCAGCCTGCAGCT GTGGGACACAGCCGGGCAGGAGCGCTTCAAGTGCATCGCCTCCACCTACTACCGGGGAGCACAAG CCATCGTCATCGTCTTCGATGTCAACGACGTGGCGTCCCTGGAGCACACGCG GCAGTGGCTGGCTGATGCCCTGAAGGAGAATGACCCATCCAACGTCATCCTCTTCTTGGTGGGCTCCAAGAAGGACCTGAGC ACACCGGCGCAGTACAGCCTGATGGAGAAGGATGCTCTGAAGGTGGCCCAGGAGATGCAGGCGGAGTACTGGGCTGTCTCCTCGCTCACTG GAGAGAACGTGCGGGATTTCTTCTTCCGCGTGGCAGCGCTGACCTTTGAGAGCAGCgtgctggctgagctggagcgCAGCAGCGCCCGCAAGATCGGCGACACCGTGC GGATCAGCAGCAATGAGAACGACCTGTACCTGTCGGCGCCCCGCAAGAAACCCAAGTGCTGCCAGTGA
- the NEK8 gene encoding serine/threonine-protein kinase Nek8: MEKYERIRVVGRGAFGIVHLCLRKADQKLVILKQIPVEQMSKDERLAAQNECQVLKLLSHPNVIEYYENFLEDKALMIAMEYAPGGTLAEFIHKRCNSLLDEDTILHFFVQILLALHHVHTKQILHRDLKTQNILLDKHRMIVKIGDFGISKILSSKSKAYTVVGTPCYISPELCEGKPYNQKSDIWALGCVLYELASLKRAFEAANLPALVLKIMSGTFAPISDRYSPDLRQLILSMLNLDPSKRPQLNEIMAQAICIRPLLNLYTDVGSVKMRRPEKPLAPVPTVTHSRTGGRVSSARPRGVRGGSARTGIPPPLSSIYTWGSGITTPLRLPMLNTEVVQVSAGRTQKAGVTKSGRLIMWEAPPMGAAGGPSLPGATEQLQPQFVSRFLEGQSGVTIKHVSCGDLFTACLTDRGIIMTFGSGSNGCLGHGNFTDVSQPKIVEALLGYEMVQVACGASHVLAVSNEREVFAWGRGDNGRLGLGTLECHNSPQQVTVPPEHEAQRVICGIDSSMVLTVKNQILACGNNRCNKLGLDRISSAEEPSPEEQVEEATTFVCAQSSPLNQEPIVCADIGTAHSAAVTASGQCYTFGSNQHGQLGTNSGRNSRVPHLVVGLQAMKVTVVACGDAFTVAIGADGEVCTWGKGARGRLGRKDEETGTPRPVQLEETHPYLVTSVACCHGNTLLAVKPAVEESPPQ, encoded by the exons ATGGAGAAATACGAGCGGATCCGggtggtggggagaggggccttCGG catcGTGCACCTGTGCCTGCGCAAGGCTGACCAGAAGCTGGTGATCCTGAAGCAAATCCCGGTGGAGCAGATGAGCAAGGATGAGCGGCTGGCGGCGCAGAACGAGTGCCAGGTCCTCAAGCTGCTCAGCCACCCCAACGTCATCGAGTACTATGAGAACTTCCTGGAGGACAAGGCGCTCATGATCGCCATGGAATACGCCCCAG GGGGCACGTTAGCCGAGTTTATTCATAAGCGCTGTAACTCCTTGCTGGACGAGGACACCATCCTGCACTTCTTCGTGCAGATCCTCCTGGCTCTTCACCACGTGCACACCAAGCAGATCCTGCACCGTGACCTGAAGACTCAGAACATCCTCTTGGACAAACATCGCATGATTGTCAAGATCGGAGACTTTGGTATCTCAAAAATCTTGAGCAGCAAGAGTAAAGCCTACACG GTTGTGGGAACTCCGTGCTACATCTCCCCAGAGCTCTGTGAAGGGAAGCCTTACAACCAGAAGAGCGATATCTGGGCTTTGGGCTGTGTGCTGTACGAACTCGCCAGCCTCAAGAGGGCTTTCGAAGCTGCG AATCTTCCTGCCTTGGTACTGAAGATCATGAGCGGGACGTTTGCCCCAATATCGGATAGATACAGCCCTGACCTGCGCCAGCTCATCCTCAGCATGCTGAACCTGGATCCTTCCAAGCGGCCCCAGCTGAATGAGATCATGGCTCAAGCCATCTGCATTCGGCCCCTTCTGAACCTCTACACTGATGTGGGCAGTGTCAAAATGAGAAG GCCTGAAAAACCCTTGGCTCCAGTGCCAACAGTGACCCACAGCCGGACGGGGGGACGAGTGAGCAGCGCCAGGCCAAGGG GTGTTCGAGGTGGTTCAGCCAGGACAGGAATCCCTCCTCCGCTGTCATCCATCTACACCTGGGGGAGCGGGATCACCACCCCGCTCCGCTTGCCCATGCTTAACACCGAGGTGGTGCAGGTGTCTGCTGGGCGGACACAGAAGGCTGGGGTCACCAAATCGGGGCGGCTCATCATGTGGGAG GCTCCCCCCATGGGTGCTGCGGGAGGCCCTTCTCTCCCAGGAGCCACCgagcagctccagcctcagTTTGTGTCCCGTTTTCTGGAGGGACAGTCCGGCGTGACCATCAAACACGTGTCCTGTGGTGATCTCTTCACAGCCTGCCTCACAG ataGGGGGATAATCATGACTTTCGGCAGCGGCAGCAATGGTTGTTTGGGGCATGGAAACTTCACGGACGTAAGCCAG CCCAAGATTGTGGAGGCCCTGCTGGGCTACGAGATGGTGCAGGTGGCCTGTGGCGCATCTCACGTTCTGGCGGTTTCCAACGAACGGGAAGTGTttgcctggggcaggggggatAATG GTCGGCTTGGGCTGGGGACCCTGGAGTGCCACAACTCCCCCCAGCAGGTCACAGTTCCCCCAGAGCATGAGGCTCAGAGGGTCATCTGTGGCATCGATTCCTCCATGGTCCTCACAGTGAAGAACCAGATTCTTGCTTGCGGGAACAACAG GTGTAACAAGCTGGGCCTAGATAGGATCAGCTCAGCAGAGGAGCCTTCCCCAGAGGAGCAGGTGGAAGAGGCCACCACGTTTGTGTGTGCCCAGTCATCCCCTTTGAACCAAGAGCCGATTGTGTGTGCTGACATCGGTACAGCACACTCGGCTGCAGTCACAG CTTCTGGCCAGTGTTACACCTTTGGGAGCAACCAGCATGGGCAACTGGGCACCAACTCGGGCCGCAACAGCCGTGTACCCCACCTGGTTGTGGGGCTCCAGGCGATGAAGGTCACCGTGGTGGCTTGTGGGGATGCCTTCACCGTGGCCATCGGAGCAG ATGGCGAGGTGTGCACGTGGGGGAAAGGAGCCAGGGGACGCCTGGGCAGGAAGGATGAGGAAACGGGAACCCCGAGGCcggtgcagctggaggagacaCATCCATACCTGGTGACCTCCGTAGCCTGCTGCCACGGGAACACGCTGCTGGCAGTAAAGC CTGCCGTGGAAGAGTCACCTCCCCAGTGA